The Arachis ipaensis cultivar K30076 chromosome B05, Araip1.1, whole genome shotgun sequence nucleotide sequence AAAATTATTAGTTACACCTTAACAAATGCTTCGCATACACCCAATGaaacagccaatatacacctctgatgCGGAttcgtaaaaataaaataatttagcatcataaacaggggcagtttgtttacctgtttgtattgtaggtggtgtcgaatgaaatgacgtctccgaaatactcaaaggcggctctgcttcttgcatcggcccaaaaagcgagcttaatcgattgatcctcttcgagttggagctcaaaaaagaaatttggattcttctctttcattcttaacaaatattttccgaattcctttgcatcttcttgttcggaaacattccgcacttccctcGTAATGTAATTCTTCACgtccttttcaataaaatttaactcgcgatgacccccggcagccgcaacaaatgattggtaggttttgcttggtctgataccggcctcctcgttattctctattgtacgacgaatggacatgcttagttccctgtgctgtttgagcatctctgctttgcttggacagcaggggtgtgaatgatcgagcacaacctttgaaataatccaagcaccgacatccttcaatgtgtgtatataaattcttgcaggacagtttagACCGGCTGTAGGattggtcttctcggtcggagatattttagatttccattttccctctctgctacatgtaatcagttgattcttaatctcgtttcccttcttatttgtgcaccgaactcttgtagagaaacctgcagccttggcgtagttcctgtaaaattttccagcatcttcaagggtggtaaaggtcattccaaccttcggaacaagCTCGTCATCAACAACCGAGAGAGGCTGCACAATACACCGTGTCAGAAACTGtggatacacccatagatataattcaaatacacccaatcatgccTAATATGATACAGCCGaaccgcaacaactcaactaCACAATGACCtttaaagccataaactgtaaatacacaggctgcagaatacaccatgtcaaaaactaaaaacacacccaatcatgtctgatataatacacctgaacaacaacaactcaattaaaataacaaaaccaGTAGTGTAGatacacccacacttctagcAAAAATACACCCAGAAAAAgacctgatctacacccgagcgtctaCTATAAATTCCAGGTAATTAATCACAACTAATACATTGAATCGACAGATTCATGTTAACGTGttagtttcacagtcaatgttcagcaatttttcaactacacaatgctatacaaattactgaaagaaaattcattatgtaaatcaaacctcaggaacttcgttagattcaaattcataatctaCTTTGCCTGGATTCAGCTGAGAATCTGAGGTGGaatgatccattatcttcaaaacgagttcaaactttgatttcaaaaaacaacaaatcaaaatagaaaacgaagatcgagttgcagagagagaaaaaagtaacgtaaacgaagaacataccagtgagaaagcgagaggaaaagaacgatggagaagaacgagggaagacgcgcgagaagaagatcaaccaaatctcaaaataacgaaaacgaagaaggaaacaaatattttaaatttggtagttagatatacgcgggatcttatatagcgcgtgtaatcaACGTACGTGGAGCAGCgcgtattttgattttattgtttaatgagcttgtaaagcatacaagccctaatggcttgtatgcagagcttttccgtATTTTTTATTcatccttatttatttgtttatctattTTATTTGTTCGATCGTTCACAATCTTTCAATATAACTTTTTTACtaccaattttttcttttttttttcttttcaatctaacAAGTTGAGTTTAAGGGCTACTATAATCACAATTCTAATTTATAAGTTAGAAGCTCAACCTGTTTAATTGAAAACTTTCACaagtcaagcttgggggctatgattcGTTGGCTATAATCCGATAAAACTATAAATCAGAATCTgcttaaaactaaataaatacaTGCTACATCAGAAGTACGAGTACATGGAGTACGTGTTTTGCTCTCCAAATGGGTACATCACTAAAGAGCAGTTACCACATAAATAGGCTAACATCCTCAATAACTCCACAATATTAGACCCACTGAGTAACCGTCTGCAACACAATAATTCTATAAATACAAAACTTCAACTATGCAAAGAGGTACGTCATTCATTCTGAATAACTTCATATTTATCTTCTACTCTTACTAACTTGAGtgttggagtgcctttgcaggtgtCCACTGTCGCCGTTCTTGGAGAAAACTGATGTATCATCCTTCTCGTCCAAGGAAAAGCGAGTTCGGACATCGGAAAAATGAGCTATACCTTAGAATCGGTTATTCACGTAGGAACATGTACGTTGCTTTCAAGTTAATCTTTTTTGTTATTGatgtgatggtggtggtggtgtccAGAGGAGAAAGCAATGAAAAAAAGTAGACTGATAAAAAGAACTGAACAGCAGACACATAGAGGACATACACCAAGACTAGGAAATCAGACAGCACAGCAATGGTGGTCAAGAGAAGATTGGTGAGATCTCTTTAATTCCTGTTATCATTTTTATTCTTTGaatcataattaatattttgagttcTGTTTACCATTATGATCTGCTAATGTCTCCTTTTAATCCGATTAGGTTCGAGAAGCTAGTGGTGTCAGGTGGAATTCCATGTTCGATGATGTGAGCAAAGCAAATCTGATCTTTGtttctcttttattattattttttctagaTAACAATTACATCCGCTTTTGATGTTGTCTTGCTTTATTTTACGATGCACTATCTAATTCATTATTATTATCGTCTTTCAGGACAAAGCTCCATACCAAGCAAAGAATTGAAAGAACAATGTAGCatattattattttaagttttctATGTTCAAATGTTCGCATATAAACATGTGTTTTTATattactattttaaaaaaaattagaaatattgACGTTTCACCTCTTTAATTTCCTATTCCATCCAACCATTTTATGTGCTTTTTACAGATTTTTCAATTCTTTCACTTTCATTCAGTGCAATCACTTCTTTTATACTCCTCTTGATAAGCTgagtttttctttctctctctaatttgcATAATTCTGTCAAACTATTTGGTTTGATCTGCTTCACACCTAATCCAAACATACTTCAATGATCATTATGTATTTTGACTTATACATTTgtgagtaattttttttattgtctaTTCTTTGGCATTTAAGAAATGTGCATTTAAAATTCATactaaaataaaaggaatatgaTTATTTTAACAGAATTTGGTTTAGTTGTGTGCTGTGATTGTTTTCCTTAGTAAATTCATTTTGTTCGAAGCACATTATTAGCTAATAGGCTGCTGAAAATAATTAAATGTCTATTTGTTTTATAATGTACCTTTTTTTTGTTCAATGTGCCAAGGTTCATATTCACTGTTACAATGTGTCTATTTGTTATTTTCTCTATTTGATATGTTCtgttttgatttcttttattttttttcacttcTATTGCAATTTTAATGCTTCTATAGTGAGAACTTgctcttattttactcataagtGTTTTATGCTGTCAAATTCAACTTCATGCTTCTTTGTTTCAACTTCATACccccatctttttctttttctttaaagaTATGTTTTGTAACTAGCTCTGTATTGACTTTTATTGTTTATAATTATTGTTCTTACTTTGCAAATATGGGTTCTTGATGAAgtttatgttttgtttttttctttagcTTTGTATATTATTAGTAGTtctaactttttatttttccttttcttccttTTAGGAAGTTACTGTAGAATCTTTTGAGCCATCACCTCATCTCTAGAGATGCTAGCgttacctagattatttctttatcaataatagacttaccattgtaattattttttagtgagagtacataaagagtacatagtatataaggtgtaataactcaacaaatattttcaaaggagatttttcattctcttcaacaatgagaagaacttatttctctccctctcttaatcccgtctggttcatcaaaccatcaacatcacagTGTTACctatatactatgtactctttatgtactttcactaaaaaataattacaatggtaaGTCTATTATTTGTTGAGACCAATCCAATTTTGCCATTTTCTTTCTATCCCTAATTTTTCTTTCGACATTTtctttccccattcttatcttttctttcaaaCTTATTCAATAAAGTTTGATGAGAAGTTATTTCGCAAGATTCTTTCTTGGTGAACATAGCTGTTTCAATCAACGAGTTGAAAGGAAGAAGATCTAAATTCTTGAGCAGTTCAAGTTGTGATGATGTTGATGATTTGATGAACCAGAAGGGattaaaaaagagaaataagttcttctcattgttgaagagaatgaaaaatctcctttgaaaatatttgttgagttattacaccttctatatactatgtactctttatgtactcttactaaaaaataattacaatgataAGTCTATTATTTGTTGAGATCAATCCAATTTTGCCATTTTCTTTTCTATCCCTAATTTTTCTTTCGACATTTTCTTTCCCCCATTCTTACCTCTTCCTTCAAACTCATTCAATAGAGTTTGATGAGAAACTATTTCGCAAGATTCTTTTTTGGTGAACATAGCTGTTCCGATCAACGAGTTGGAAAGAAGAAGATTTGAATCTCTAAGTTGTTCAAgctgtgatgttgatggtttgatAAACTAGAAGGGATTAAAAGAGGGAGAGAAATAAGTTATTCTCATTgttgaagagaataaaaaatctcctttgaaaatatttgttgagttattacaccttatatattatgtactctttatgtactctcactaaaaaataattacaatggtaagtctattattgataaagaaataatctaggtaacagATAGAGTATTTCAAGATGATTTCAATCCAACTAGCAGCAAACATGATTACATGCACTTGAAGAagcagattttgaattttgatggaTCAATTTATTTGCCTATGAATGAATTAGATAATATTACCTGAGAGTTCTTTTTTGGCTCTTTTGTAATATAAGCATGTGAATGTTTAAAGCCCACATTGGTTACAAATTCAATATTAGAATGTTCATTTAAGTTTTAAATCAAGTCATGGATATAATTCTTATTATATATACAATTCATTCATTTATAatgataaataatattttttcatttCCAATTTCCAAAATATTgtactatttttatatttacatcaCATGTTATATCACAATATATTTTTAGCTTTCTTTTTCTTATAACATACCATGTTCTTATTCTTATATTAGAATTCTAATTCATTATCCATTTTCTCGTTTGTAATACTTACTTTCATATCCAAACAATgacaatatatttatattttctatcaaatttattttatcttcatctttacgtagtgttttctatggtttttttctattttatttttggtttcttAGTCACTAACTAATCATAGTAAAATTGTGGTGGAGATATGCGGACGAAGATAAACCCCTTTGGAAGCGAATTGTGGCCTCTTGCAATGATATGAAGCTAAAGGAATCTTCTCATGACTTTAAGGTCCCTAACTCTACTGGACCTTGGAAAGACATAATTAATGGTGTGAAGCAAATTGCCCCTTTGGAGACGATTGTGGGTCACGGTGTAAGGATGTCGGTGGGGAATGGGAGTAAAACAAAATTCTGGGAGGACAAGTGGCTAGGAGACTTTAGCCTCAGAGATAAATTTCCGATACTCTTTGTTGTATCAAGTAACAAGAATGAAGTGATTACAAATTGTGGTTTTTGGGATGGTCTATTATGGAACTGGAACCTTCGGTGGAGGAGATGTCTTTTTGAGTGGGAGCGTAAACACTGTGAGGAATTACATTCTTGTTTGCAAAATGTTTTCTTAAATGCAGGTACTGAGGATAAAGCAGTGTGGACGTTCACGACAGATGGAAGCTTCACTATCAAATCAATGATAAATGCTGTAGAGGGGGAAACCCTTGGTTTTGCCGAATCTAAACACTTCTTTGATAATATTTGGAGAGGAGCTGTCCCACCAAGGGTGGAAATGATGGCGTGGTTTGCAATTTTGGGAAGGTTGAACACAAAGAAAAGGTTAGCAAGGTTGAATATTATAGGAGTGAGTGAGACTACTTATGGGCTGTGTGAAAGTCATGAAGAAGATGAAAATCATCTCTATTCATTGCAAGTTGGTGAAATTTCTATAGGCAAAAGCATTCCAAGAGGGAGGAATTCAGTGGGTTAAACCAGCAGAGCTAAAACATTTTTTGGAGGCTTGGTGCGATCAAGAAGCGACTATGTGCGGAAAGAGGAGATGGATCAATCTTTGGTTTGCAATTATTTGGGTGGTTTGGAGAAAGAGAAATCAAAAGATATTCCACAATAAGGTAGACAAAGTGGAAGACATTTGGGAGGAAATAAAATATCATTGAAAAGAGTGGGATGGCTATATCAAAGGGAGGAATCAAGAGAGGGTGCAGGTGGAAAAAACAAGTTTGAGAGATCACCCAAAGGAGTAACCAAAACAGTTTGCATTGGTGGCTTTGTGTCGATTTTATCCATGAAAAGCAATTGGTTGCAACTGGAGGATATCTTACAAATGCAAATAATTATTTGGTGGCTTTTCTTTGTGAGTTCTGTGATGCAGGTAATTTGGTAGCTGCTGAAATTCAGGGAGTGGAAAATGGGATACAATTTATTTTGGAGGAGTCAATTGGTAAAATTGAAGACCTGCAGGTGATGTCAAATAATCCAAATTTAGTGCATTGGGCATCAAGGAAAGACTACAAACAATGGAACCTTAATTTGAAAGAAATAAATTCTTGAATTTGCTGCATTATTTAGAAAATTTACAGATTTATTTTGCAAAATTGATTGATTTCAAGCATTTCAACTCTTGGAGAAACTTTGTAAAATCGAAAGATTGTCAAAGAGTTTATTGGTGTGACCGTTCCTGGTAGAGTAGCGGCTGCTAGCGATACAGATTTTCTTGAATTGGGTGTGGTTTCATTCTCTTTTTGTCTTGATGACCATGCCGAAGGGACTTTAGAGATTAGGACAAGGCATCTTTTCTTTGTTGGAGTGGGTAGTATTTTGCTTGGAGTTGTGGTGGTTTAAGTTAAAAGGTGTTTGTATTAGGTGTTGGTTTGTGTGTGATCCTTTTATACATTGGTTATGATTGTTGTTGATTGTTTGGCATTTACAGTGATGCCATCTCTCCCTTTGTGGTCGAGAACCTTGCaagaaattgataaaaaaaaaaaactaatcatAGTAAAAACTATACAATAAGTGTAATTAATGAAAATTTTCTATCATTTAGTctatactttttattttattatatgcatTTCGAGGGCATTGTGTTCAATTAACCTAGTCTTTTATGCCAATATTGATGCATTATTCATTTAGATGATTCGGATTACTAATTAATCATTTTGTTCAAGAGCCAAAATGATCCATCTTCATGATCAACAGGTTCAAGCCAATATTGGCTCTTTTCGCATCCTCATTCATTTGGTCTTCTTTACATTGAAGGTTATTTAAATTCAATATTCTCTCTTCTAACATCTTTCTTCAACTTCCAAGACTGGATCCATCTTCTATTTCTTCGATATTGAGGACATCTATCTCACATGTAGAGTTGGTTATCCTCATTGCCCTCTCTTGATAAAAAATTAAAGCAAaggtatttatttataatttttatataaattcagATCACTTAGCAATTAGTTTTTCCACTACATATACGTTGCTCTCAGTCCTTTACGAATCACACGCATTTATCTCATAACTATCATATGCATAATTGCCCCCCTTTCGTCATCTCAATTTTCATATCATTTTTTTAATACATCTCTCACAGTCCAAAGGTTAAGTTCGAGAATCATGATTAGCAGATACCCCAAAGCACCTTCTTTTTATCTTGAGCTCAATCCTGACATGGTTTATACATATATTCCTTCATTAAAGTTATTTACTATCTTAACTAAGTTAATATACATCTCCTTATTATATATTTGTTTCATATATTTCATGAAATGGGATTTTAGATGGTATCTCCTTACTTATTACTATTATCACTTTTCTTTGCAGGGCATGTGCAAGATCCCTGTTCTATTCTTTAGGAACGTAACGGACGAGTTATCAAATAAGATATCATTCATTGATCCTGATGGGAATTCTGTTGAAACCATAATGGAGAAAGGTCATCATACTAGTATCATTCTAGATGCATACAATAAGTTAGCAACTAGGTAAAGTCTTGAACATAGTGGTTGGCTAAAAATCAGATACATATGTaatgataaattttggattgataaGGTGTTTGATAAAAAATGAATAATATGATCTGGTGTGGAGGAGCAGCCGCACCTAGGCAGGTTATGGAAGATGACGCTCGTGGCGGCTATGTGGATAGGGGGGCCGGTTGAGGAAGGGACGACTGAAGAGGGCCACGGTCCTATGGCGGAGGGCAGATTAAATTCCGTTATGGCTTTGAAGCTTGATGCGGCAGCTGGATGCAGGACACAAATCGGAACCTGTGCTGGGTTGGGGGCTGGTCGAGGGGACAGTCTGGAACTCAGTGGAGGTGGTGGGGCTGCTGGACGTGCTGTGGAAGGTGGTGAAGATGTTGGACCAGGGCAGGTTGGCCGTGATCAAGAGGATGGGAGCAGTGAATCTCAGTGCTTTGAGGACCAAAGATTGGAAAAAAAGTTGACCTGGGATCTGGCTATAGAATCAGGTGCGATGTTGTTCAATGAGGAAGATGACATCATGGTAATCCTCCAGGCACAGAATGAAGAAATAGCTCGGAAGAGAAAAGTGGCGAAACAAAAGGCAAAGATGAGGCGTTGCAGACCCAAATCTACAAAACAGGTGTGTAATATTAGTTCTAAATGACTCTCAGTTCTTGGAATGTAAGGGGGTTGTAGGGTgactgataaatcactattttatggtttatcttgtgctcaattgagtggatttaacaactctttacccacttattcatactatttgcatggttttacattttccttcctgattttgtgctatgattgaaaacatgttttctttggtcttaatttgataatattaatcctctcttattaccattagatgtcatgatatgtgtgttaagtgattttagagcttataggacaagaatggctcagaggatggaaaggaagcatgcaaaagtggaaggaatacaagaagttggagaaattgctaagctgtccagcttgacctcttcgcactcaaatggctataactttagctatagaggtccaaatgacgcggttccagttgggttggaaagctaacgtccggggcttcgatttgatatataatatgtcgtagttgctctgacgctaggtgacgcggtcacgtgatccacgcggacgcgtcgcagtagCGAAAAACCAGTGTGGCAGATTTCATCtctagcaatttctgggctgttttcgacccagtttgcggcccagaaaacacagattagaggctataaagtgggaaaatgcatccatacatgaagaagctttcacattcacaattttaggattagatgtagtttttagagaaagaggttctctcctctctcttaggatttagttttaggatttagaattatttcttcttcatcacaggttcaatgttccttttatttattttatcaatttagtttataaactctttatgtttagattgatttttctttacttaatgcaatttgaggtatttcggtttgttacttgtgacaaccaaaacgtttgtaagaaatgttgattgtttggtttagtaactatacttgcaacgagagtttactataacttctaaaccatcaatcttgcgtctcttcaaaatggcaccgttgccggggaattgcaaacgtgtgccttattattggttattgtaaatatttactttttgcttgtttatttgtttttatttttgctttttcataaattaagaggttattggtttttatttagttataaatttttttttcaaaatttgttcttcgtgttcatcttgaccttcaagttgttcttagttgttttcttcgttttgatctaaaaattttaagtttagtgtcattttattgtttttctctttcatcattaaattaaaaaaaattcaaatttttattttaaaatttttatcttatcttatcttagttttaaatttcaaaattcaaatctttttcaaaatcttatcttatcttatttcaaaaatcaaatttcaaattttaaaatatttaaattttaaaattcaaaattcaaaattcaattttcaaaatttcaaatttcaaatttcaataaccttttgatttaaatttgtttttatttttgcttttaatttttatttgttactatgaactctcacccctttggctatgagtctggttacaattatgttgcaggaaaaggaaattacaatgagaacaggcatcaaggttggaacaatcaaagatgggaggagccacaaggatttgatcaaccctcatggcaacaaccacctccaaaggactatcaacaaccaccaccatatgcctataaaccctctcctcaacatgactttggaccaccatactcacaagccccttttcaccattcaccttcatatgaccctaacccacatccaccataccaaccaccctatgaaccaaatgaaccatacatagatccaccccaacctccattggataacaatacactcatctctaatatcattggtctcacctctacactccaaaatcttatatcccgcatgaaccaaccctctatcTCCAATATTCAATCCTCAAGCTCTAGtgtacttccttttcaaccacataatgatcttttcatcccatcactaccctccatggaagagcacccacatccatcaatccaagagcaagatgatcccaattatgctattgatatggaacaggaaagaaggaatcatcttcgcgaatccatacttcataaggagctagaggaggccctacgggtaaaggtaggagagacccttgaagatgaaggagtagttgaaaggagttgtcatggaaagaaaatcatcgaggatgagtacgattttatacttaaacaactggacaaagcaacaattattaaaaaggaagacgtggttgcagacttaagagatgctgtacctccattggaaagtccagtcacagaacctccttccaagacggttgcatttgatgttgaggagggtgtacaacctccaaggcatatcatagttgaagacttggaagaggttggtcaagagatggagattaaagaagaagaagcacaacctcccatgcccttggtaaacaatgaagaagagattgaattggaagaaagctaccaagaggaagaggttgatattgaagaaacttgcaaagaggtggaagttgtcagagaagagcacaagggagtggagcctgCAAATTTGTTAGAAATACTTCCCcttaagttgccatcatccttcacaacattcaagtgggtaaaattcatatcccttaactttctaattccacttgaatatgggctactggagacggatggtcaacttagagctctttgtggtattaagaggaagatggtcagtggtaagaattgtcctgcaaggttcattatggttggaagctttaagtttaaatgcaagggttggtgtaaacctcaactgaatgggtctaggaagttgtttggaagcttcagtgagaattctacaGCTGAACCACCCGgctggaatcataatgatcaacaaaaagacgggtgcaaaagcaaggtttgggaccccggaattcagtccagcaatcaacactcttggggccttgtcacttgctttaacttacttgaaagctttctgtgcctagtttgggatcccggaggccattggaatcacaaacattggtggagattcctggatgagttcaagcacaagccaccataacagggagctcaccaaatgtccaacttaaggactttaactaaaagtgctaggtgggagacaacccaccacggtatgatcgttccttttcaatttt carries:
- the LOC107644325 gene encoding uncharacterized protein LOC107644325 isoform X1; amino-acid sequence: MTLVAAMWIGGPVEEGTTEEGHGPMAEGRLNSVMALKLDAAAGCRTQIGTCAGLGAGRGDSLELSGGGGAAGRAVEGGEDVGPGQVGRDQEDGSSESQCFEDQRLEKKLTWDLAIESGAMLFNEEDDIMVILQAQNEEIARKRKVAKQKAKMRRCRPKSTKQDKNGSEDGKEACKSGRNTRSWRNC
- the LOC107644325 gene encoding uncharacterized protein LOC107644325 isoform X3 → MTLVAAMWIGGPVEEGTTEEGHGPMAEGRLNSVMALKLDAAAGCRTQIGTCAGLGAGRGDSLELSGGGGAAGRAVEGGEDVGPGQVGRDQEDGSSESQCFEDQRLEKKLTWDLAIESGAMLFNEEDDIMVILQAQNEEIARKRKVAKQKAKMRRCRPKSTKQ
- the LOC107644325 gene encoding uncharacterized protein LOC107644325 isoform X2, translating into MTLVAAMWIGGPVEEGTTEEGHGPMAEGRLNSVMALKLDAAAGCRTQIGTCAGLGAGRGDSLELSGGGGAAGRAVEGGEDVGPGQVGRDQEDGSSESQCFEDQRLEKKLTWDLAIESGAMLFNEEDDIMVILQAQNEEIARKRKVAKQKAKMRRCRPKSTKQSL